TATGCTAAGATCACTGGACTTTTACATTAAAAATAAGAAGATGACACTAAGAAAAGATGAAATTGAAACTAAAAATAGTATTTCGATATAATAGTAAGGTGATATTATAAGATAATTGCATCAATTTGTAGCATATAAACTAAGACATATAACTAAAATAAACTACTATAAATAGTATCTTTTTCACTCCATTTAAAATTATTTATTAATAAATATAGGTTGCAAATCTTTATAGATACAAATCATCCGGGAGTTAACAAATGGTTAAAAAAAATAAAATGATAAAAGTAGTAGGTAATGAAACAAGGGTTAGAATTATGGAGTCTCTTTCTTTCAGAGATAAGCATATAGCGGAAATTGCAAGTGAGCTTGGAATTTCATGCACAAGTATCTCCAAACATATACGTGTGCTGGAAGAAGCACAACTTATTGAAAGAAAGATATTTGGAAAAAGTCATGTCCTTTCACTATCAAATAAACAAAATGAGGGAAGAAAAAATATACGGGATTCATCTGACTTAGAATTGTATATTATAGATAATCTGTTCCTTATTTAAACCAAATTGGCTACTCACTTTGATATGAAACAAAATGTAATCATCATGTTAGTGAGTAATTTAACACTTTTCTACATTTTATTCCAGATTAATGATTGACTGGTCGATAATAGTACATCATTGTTAGCTAAAAAACTAATAGTTCTGAGGAAAAATCCCCTCTATAAATACAACTTTTTTCAGACGCTACGTGTCAATCCTGCTAAAGATAATTACAATTTTGTATCACACTACTTCTAAAAAGATAAGTGTGAACCGGTGATCAAACATGAATGGAAAAACAGATGATAAGACTATTAGTTCATCTATGGAAAATAACCAGATTGAAGTAAAAAATGCTAGTTGGCTTCCAAAGGAATTATTATGGCAAACTTCTGGTGGAGAAAAAGTATTCCTTCATGAAAAATCAATTGTTGTAGAACTACCTGCTGGAAGAAATACACTCACTACATCCTGGTTAAATGGTGGATACCGGGAAAATATTCGACACATATACAATCATCAGGTATTACATGAATCTGATGTTGACCATGAAGTTTCTTCTCTTGAGGGAGGAGGAATTTCAGCTTATGCTGCACTGGTTTCAAAAAAGCTTGGACTTGATCCACGATCTTCTACCGGGCTTATGACAGCAGCCAATATGAAAAATGTGGCAATAGTAACCCATAATTTCAGAGACATTGAAGTAACGGCAATCA
The sequence above is a segment of the uncultured Methanolobus sp. genome. Coding sequences within it:
- a CDS encoding winged helix-turn-helix domain-containing protein; the encoded protein is MVKKNKMIKVVGNETRVRIMESLSFRDKHIAEIASELGISCTSISKHIRVLEEAQLIERKIFGKSHVLSLSNKQNEGRKNIRDSSDLELYIIDNLFLI